One region of Culex pipiens pallens isolate TS chromosome 2, TS_CPP_V2, whole genome shotgun sequence genomic DNA includes:
- the LOC120430842 gene encoding protein farnesyltransferase/geranylgeranyltransferase type-1 subunit alpha, which translates to MADGNSSDEEFGDEWTLYATRPEWKDVEPLKQDDGENPVVMIAYSEKFNDVFSYLRAVISKQEKSLRALGLTQDAAKLNAANYTVWQYRRDILKALNCNLYDELDYIETVIEDNPKNYQVWHHRRVIVEWLNDPSRELELTENILNMDAKNYHAWQHRQWAIKSYGLFEDELVYVDRLISEDMRNNSAWNERFFVLKHTGFTPEVLEREITYVMNRIRLIKNNESPWNFLRGLLQQGDGKLGQFQEIVDFCEDLYDSGIRTPYLLAFLVDLYEEKYFEARDEANREEYRTKVQDLCESMANQHDKIRAKYWRYIAENFRRKLAAEENQNGL; encoded by the coding sequence ATGGCTGACGGAAACAGTTCCGACGAGGAGTTCGGCGACGAATGGACCCTGTACGCGACCCGGCCCGAGTGGAAGGACGTCGAACCGCTGAAGCAGGATGACGGCGAGAATCCGGTGGTGATGATCGCGTATAGCGAGAAGTTTAACGACGTGTTCTCCTACCTGAGGGCGGTCATTTCCAAGCAGGAAAAGTCGCTGCGCGCGCTCGGATTGACGCAGGATGCGGCCAAGCTGAACGCGGCCAACTATACGGTGTGGCAGTACCGGCGGGACATTCTGAAGGCGTTGAATTGTAATTTGTACGATGAGCTGGACTACATCGAGACGGTGATCGAGGACAATCCGAAGAATTACCAGGTTTGGCACCATCGGCGGGTGATTGTCGAATGGTTGAACGATCCTTCGCGGGAGCTGGAGCTGACGGAGAACATTCTGAACATGGACGCGAAGAACTATCACGCCTGGCAGCACCGCCAGTGGGCCATCAAGAGCTATGGGTTGTTTGAGGACGAGCTGGTGTACGTGGACCGGTTGATTTCCGAGGACATGCGCAACAATTCGGCCTGGAACGAGCGGTTCTTCGTGCTGAAGCACACCGGGTTTACACCGGAAGTCCTCGAGCGCGAGATCACCTACGTAATGAACCGCATTCGGCTGATCAAGAACAACGAGAGTCCGTGGAACTTTTTGCGCGGTCTGCTCCAGCAGGGCGACGGGAAACTCGGCCAGTTTCAGGAAATTGTCGACTTTTGCGAAGATCTGTACGACTCGGGCATCCGGACGCCGTATCTGCTAGCGTTTCTGGTTGATCTGTACGAGGAGAAATACTTTGAAGCCAGGGACGAGGCAAATCGTGAAGAATACCGAACCAAGGTGCAGGACCTGTGCGAATCGATGGCCAACCAGCACGACAAGATCCGCGCCAAGTACTGGCGGTACATCGCGGAGAACTTTAGACGAAAGCTGGCGGCGGAGGAAAATCAAAATGGGCTGTAA